acgacttCAGCGGGTAAGCGGCTTCATGGATTTATAACCATGTACGTGAAAAAGCAACTCCTGTTCTGTCCTACGTTATGGCTTGTCtagcttgaaaccgttgttccttgtttgtgttacatctgaccttttgaagacattTTCCGGATCAACAtcatccaaattgttcagtattttaagtttcaatgagatccatcTAGTCATGGCTGGTTTGCAGTTTTGTTAGCCCTGTGACCCTCAACCGTTCGTGATACGCGAGttaacttagctctggaatgatttttattgcctggtgttgcactttctacagagcagctatgtccttctgaaggtgtggtctccatgcttggatacagtaatccaaatgggggcgtacctgagatttatacaattgaattcCTGCCTTCtattccttaaagtcaaaggtagGCTTGATTATTCCAAGGTTTTGGTTAGCTATTTTGACTGCTTCTCCTAGATGCTGTACAACTTTCATCGAGTgatggattttgactccaaggtccgTTTATTcctcaatctgctgtaatgtaatgttattcatttggtagttgtggcgtgggttgttacgccccacatgcagggtcttGTATCTgacaatattaaaaagcatttgccatttGTGAAGTTCATGCAGAtttctttgtaaggcttcaatatcattatcatttcccactttaccataaatctttgtgtcaAGTGGGAAATGTTAATGATATTGAAGCTTTACAAACAGATCTACGTAATGTCTCGTGTTGATTAACATGAAACTGCTTAACTGTTGGTTCTCGTAGCGCTCAAAATTTGTTCAGGCACCAAGACAGACAGCTTAATTATCTCTGACGCCTTATTACTAGCATTAAACTGCTTACAATCAATTTGAAATGTAAAAAAATCCTAAAAAGGTGTAAATAGACATTACTTTTCAGAAGTTGAAGAAACTAGAGAACTGGCAAACCCATTGTCTATTACAATTTATATTCACATatcgtatttaattttaattaatgaCAGCTAGTAACAGAACAATTCTTccaaactaagtgattgtaacctatccatcgctgcccactggatgggaggcggtgtgcaggacaaacataaaaattatgacactagctctccacacatgtcagttacttaatttagaaactgtacttttggttgatctcgaacccattgatgatgtgacgacgtatattgaattttgcaactagctcatcaagattgtaacttgcttagataaatgaattgtggggttcagtccctgaacccattatgcgcctctgttgCGAAGGAAAAGAACTGACTGGAACCTCCATTTCCAGGCTGGTTAACACAACTGCGAGCATCGATGAGGCAGATCTTCCCTCGGGGTCTCATTGCCCGGCCGGTGGCAGTGTGTCTCCCACAGTTAACggtgagggtggtgctggtgttgtccagtctccgGCCAACATTAACACACACATTCCTTGCTTCCTTCACCCTCTCAACACAAGAGGTGCCTCTCATTAAAATGTCACCTATAGTGAATTGTATACCTAGATAATTTTTTGTTACTCAGCTTTTCTTTATTGCCCGAACTTATAATAATCTATTTTGGAGTAGGATTCTGCTTCATGGTAATTCAgtccttcattttttttttaaagtttatagTTATTAGTTTAAGGCATCTGTTGTCAGCAGTCCACGGTCTGTGCCAAGACGCGTTGGCTACAGAGCGCCTTCTGCATAAATTGTCTTCATGCTTTTGTTACAAAAGCATGGgacaatatttattttatatgcGAGTATCACCGTGGATTTTGCTGCGAACAGCTAATGTTTTTTTAGTGCTTTGCTTTAAATTTGTTGTTACTGAAGCTATATACCTGCCGGAAACGCTATTAGTGTTTGTGGCTTTGCAACAATGTAAGAacgccaatgttatgtactctcgtaaACCCATTGTcccttcttgtatctaaataaataaatattgaataTAAATCTTTTGACTCGTGTTTGAAAGCTAAGATCTTGCCctacagctcatctgaagcctactcTATGTGTCTAAAAAAGTAAGATTTTGGAGACAAGCAAAAATATACGatatttgaatatgttagatattaagtcactgcacatcctctcaagtgtattctatatatatatatatatatatataaactccgaACTGCATTGCTAATCCTGACCTTAAGCGCTTTCTAGAGAGCTGTAAGAGAACCCATaggcaccacactagaaataaatatttatttgattttctaagagtgcgacttaaccaaagtAGAAATGTTCTGCAAATCAAGGGTCcgaaaatgtggaatgaccttcccagtcaCGTCCAAGACTGTCCCTTTCTCAACCACTTTAGGAGAAACTaaatactacctaattaactctgtAGCCTACTTCACTTCCTAAATGCCAACCTATGTTTTGCTATTATTGAACATTAATGACTGAACTCGTTAAACTGCTGATATTTGCTGTGTAAAAATTAACAAGAATTGTGATGTTCACTGCTTTACCTAATGTGATTTTCACTGCTTTACCTAATGTGATGTTCACTGCTGTACCTAATGTGATGTTCACTGCTTTActtgttgtaatgttcactgcTTTGTCTGTTGTAATGTTCACTGCTTTGTCTGTTGTAATGTTCACTGCTTTACCTGTTGAAATGTTCACTGCTTTACCTGTTGGGATTTTCACTGCTTTACCCTtctgcactcacctatttgtacctgcaggatcgagcgttggctcccgcctttctagccttcgGTTGTTGAAAGCAATAACTTCTATCCTACTTctgtatcatacctagttttaaagctatgaatagtgtttgcttccacaatgtgctcttttagttcattccatttcacCACTACTTTCACACTAAAAAAAAACACTTTCTAGCATCACTATGATTCTAACAACTTTTCTGTGATTTTAGCAATACTTTATCCAGATTACCAACTTGACCCCCTCACGCATGTTCTAAATACACGAAACTGATTTTGAGCTAAATAGCTCCTCATAATTTATACAGAGTTGAAGGAGAGAGCGAAATACGCATGTATTCAGTCTTGTGCCGCCAAGTACTTGCTAGAAAAGTGCTTGACACCTGATTATACTCTTATGTAAATGACACCTGCTTGTGCTGTTGTATAAATGACACCCGTAATTAACCCGTGGTTATTACAGTTTATAAAATGTTTGATGCTAAATATATTTTTGCAGGACGTCTGCTACTGCTAGATGTTGTCAACATGACTGGGGTGACTTATTTTACATTTGGCCGCTACGTACCTCTGCTTCTGATGACGCTTCTGCTGGTGTTACTGACGCAGTCTACGTCCCTCCCTAGTGGAGGTAAGTTCTTACTGGTGTTGCTGACGCAGTCTACGTCCCTCCCTAGTGGAGGTAAGTTCTTACTGGTGTTGCTGACGCAGTCTACGTCCCTCCCTAGTGGAGGTAAGTTCTTACTGGTGTTGCTGACGCAGTCTACGTCCCTCCCTAGTGGAGGTAAGTTCTTACTGGTGTTGCTGACGCAGTCTACATCCCTCCCTAGTGGAGGTAAGTTCTTACTGGTGTTGTTGACGCAGTCTACGACCCACTCTACTGGAGGTAAGTTTCTACTGGTGTTGCTGACGCAGTCTACGTCCCATGCCCTGCTGCAGGTGAGCTCCTGCTGGTGTTGCCACAATGAGTCTTCGCACCAGTGTTGTGTTCAGCAAAATATTGACGGCGCATTTATTTTACAGATTTCTTCTGATATCTGCGGAAGATAGAGATCTGTTGTCTGTTTGGACCTGTTGTCCATTATCTGATTAGAACTGTTATCTTGTCTTTGGTTTGCTGTTTGCTTGGTCTGTTGTCTGCTAGGTCTGTTGTTTTCTTGATATTTCGTCTGTTGGTTCTGTTGCTTGTTTGATATGTCGCCTGCTTGGGTCTGTTGTTTACTAGGTCTGTTGTCTGCTTGAGCTGTGTCATCCCTAAGGACACATAGACATCCCCAAGAGCACTAAGTTATCCCTAAGGGCAGAAAATCATCCCCAAGAGTACTAAGTTATCCCCTAAGTTACTAAGACATCTCTAAGAGCCATAAGTCATCCCAAAGAGTAATATGTTATCTCTAAGAGCACTCTGACATCCCTAATATATATAGCTCTGGAGTCAATTTTCGTGTGTTTTATCTCCCTGCCACCAGTGCTGATATTTACGACGCAATTCTCACATCCATCCTGATATTCATGTAATTTGTATAGTTGTCAATGGCTTGTCTTGAAAGCCAGTCACCATAATGTAGCGCTACATCCTCGTGAATAATTACGAGTGCTTGAAGCTATTTATCTCTTGGGTAAGCGCCAGTAGGGTTGATAAGTGCGGCAACCTGGCCGGGGCTGGCTGGGTGCAATGTCAGTAGCCGAACACAACCTGGCAAGAACTGGACGCCATGTCGGTAGCTGGAGCTGGATGCCATATCCGTAGCTGGAGGTGGACGCCATATCGGGAGCTGGATGCTATGGTGGTAGCTGGAGCTGGACGCCATGTCAGTGACCGAACACAGTATATTTCGACAGTTAAATACGTGATAACGTATTGCTTCCATCcactaaaacacaaaatatataatACAGACCTTACAAAGTAGCTTTGATGAATGTCTTCGATCTGCTTGACTCTTGACTGTGACCGTCTCTCAGATTACACACTACATAACCTCCACTCAGAGTGCACACCACATGACCGTCCCTCAAAGTACACACCAAGTAACTTACATGACCACCCCATGATGGAGAGATCACATAACGGATAGACAGgttcatggtgtgttgtgatagatAGGCACAGCAATCCATAGGgctgtatacattatatatacgtaCTCCTTGGTTAAATAAAGGTTCGTTATTCAGGCAATTCTCAAGTTACTGTTACATCTAACTGAGCATAATTTGATTACAGACGAATGGCTGACGGACAACAATCTAGCCTCTCTTGGACACTTCAACTTTTCTAGTGCGGAGCCAAGACAAATGAGGTTAGTTCCTTTTACTTCCTACACATCACAGCAATCAAGCAGGAGAGAAGTTAATGGGCAAATTGCCTTTGCCTCAACTACCAGAATACATGTGGTAGTTACATACGAGTCTCTTGCACAAACCGAAGCTAGACGACCGAGCTGCATGCCCTATAATTTTAAGAGGAAATACTTAACATAAATCACCAAAATTACTACCCGAAATCTATATAACTGCATGTAACTGTTGCTGTCATAATGCAAGCATTACGTAACTTAAAGATAGATTAATATTTGCTACCTTTATTGCCATTGTACACGTGTGCATTACCTGTGAGTGCTGAGCGCCTTCCTCCGGCAGGTTCAAGAAGCAGACGACGCTGCGTGTGGCGGTGGAACACTGGGAACCTCATGTCATAGTCCAGGAACATGAGGGCATCGTCACCATCAGTGGACCCATGGCACACCTCCTCACTGTTCTTTCTCGCGCCATCAATTTCAAGTACGAAGGGGTTGGTACTTGCTGTATCCTCTAGATACAGCTTGTCTTGCTAGAACATTATTTGAAGTAAACAAAGAAAATTGCACAAAGCCTAGTCTGTACCTAACTGCATTCCAGCATCGATCACTTGTTATTAAACGGACTGGTTCATAAACTAATCTAATACTTGTAGCACGATATCTCAGGATTCACCTTTATCACTTCTTTTGACACGGTAGAATTATTGGTTCTGCTGAGATAATTGTATCAAATATTTGAGTGACGACAAGACAGCAGCCAGGGGAAACTGCTCACCGGGAGACTCTGATACAGGGATTAAATAGTTTTTGCCATGTTTCAAATCCATTTGTAACGTGTTCAGCATTAGGTCCCAGAATGTGCTGCATTAGCGCGTGTAAAATACCATTCTTACATTTTCTAACCCAATGttactactagtactactactaaTGCCAAGTTTGTGTATAGATACACGCTTGTGCGGCCTCCGGACGGTGCGTGGGGCGCTCCTGACAGTAATGGCGTCTGGAATGGCATGATTGGAATGGTTAAGCGCAACGTGAGTATTCAGCTGTTGAGGTATAGTATATAAACTCCAGAGTACCATCAAACTAGTGCTTGCTTTAAATAAATaagtatattatatgtatatatatacataactattaacataataattattattattattattgctgctTATAATATTATAGCTACATTTTAGATTATAATTACTTATAGTAGTATTACAACTTATAATGAGATAATAATTACTTAACGTAACGTAACCAATGTTCTCAGGAAGCAGATCTGGCACTTGGACCCTTTGGCCTTACGGGATCACGAGCGGCGGTGGCAGAGTTCTCACAGCCTATCATAATCGACTACTATAGGATCTTGGTTAAGCGAGGCTCGGCCAAACCCGATCCTTGGAGCTTTCTTAACCCACTGAAACCCACGGTGTGGCTTGGGTTCCTCCTGTCCTTCTTGCTAGTATGTGTGGGGCTCGCGGTCGGCGTCTTCCTGGGCTGGGAAAGGAAGAGATGGAGCAGCTCCAGAAAGCTCTCCCTTACCTTCGTCTACTCATGGGAACAGTTTGCCAATATGTGTCAGCAACGTAAGTGACTGTGGGGTGCCCATCCTAGCTTGCATGTTTCATTTAAGTTTTATTATGCATGTTGCGAGACTTTCTATGACATGTACGCCTTTTAGGATTTCATGTTGAAACTAAGGAGTTTATTCGATCGTATTTTGGAATCCTAGCCTAATGTAGGATTTTTTTTCCTCCTGCGGTAGGCACGCTTCGCAATCCTAGCGACATATCGTTaaggatggtggtgtgtgtgtggctgctggCGTTGTTGGTCATCTTAAGGAGCTACTCCGGGGCTCTCACCTCCCTCCTGGCCGTCAGGCAGATCCCTGTCAAGATCGACACACTCAGGGACCTCATCGACGCCAAGGAATATGGTCTCATCTTTGAGACGTCTACGGCAATGTCAGTGTATATGAAGGTGAGTATATGAACGGTCGTAAATTTTTAGAGTAGTTAAAGATTTCGTTTACACGTAAATTGCTAGCATTCTCTAGTACTCTAGAACCCCTTCTagtattctaccatttattccatgtgcctgtaatttccttgctagtctttcACGTGACACTTTATCAACAACTTTAGCAAAGTCCATGTATTCTACATCAACTGGAAGTTCTTCTTCTGAACAGCTGGTTACCGTTTCTAAATgtgtgagcaggtttgtaaggcaggatctatttttaacaaacgCATGTTGCATTGATTTTACAAGTTTGTTCGttgattccctcccttaggattctttctatgagcttgcagatgtgtgatgtcgaGCTAATCGGATGTTAGTTTTCTGCCGaactctttctgccttttttttaATAGGGGTGATAGCGTGAACACTGGTGTATTCATTCACTATTTTTACTGCCCTTTTGTCGTCCATTGTAACTTGGTTAGTCTCATGTTTTAAAGAGTTCTACCGAGTCTTATGTTTTGGTTTTACTTCTTATAGAGGTATATAACGACCTTGGATCTTTCTTtatgttttgggcaagttttctttcgtagtttcttttggctAATCTGATTTCCTGGGTGGTTGAATATAATCTGTTATATTTCATAATCTATGATGTTCTTCATAGATTTATACCTTCTCCAGAGGTTTCAGTTAGTCTTTAAAGTTTTTTTTACTGCCTGTGTCATCTATCtagttcctttcctttcctttctcctCCTTGGCACGTATTTTTGAAGTAGTTCAATAATGACCCTCATTTAATTTTCCCATGATGCTTCCATGCCTTGATCACCTCTTAGCTCAGTCCAGAAGGCAATTTGCAATTCCTCTCTCATTCTTTGATAGTCTCCTCAAGGGTAATCTAGAAAGTCATCCTCCTGGACCTTTACATAGGTTTCTATAATTGTAATCCATGTTAGAATATTGTGATCACACGAAGGGATGAGGTTTCCCTATCTAAATTTGATCTATTTAATGTCACAAGCCTAACTACTACAAATTACTGGCTTCAGGAGGCAAAATCAGGAATCTTCGCCGAGTTGGAGAAGGTGAACAAGAAGGGTCGGTCTCAGTTCCTCATCTCCAGCCTCCTCTTCAACGCCGCCTTCACTCTGGTCAGGTCCAAGAACTACGCTCTTCTTGTAGAGGAGACTACCATTAAAAAGATTATATCCGATGACTTCTCCAGCAAAGGTAATGTACAGCTATTCATCAAACATTAGTTTATACTAATAAACATCAGGCGGTGCGATGTACTTACAAAATTTATATACAAGCAGTACGAGGAGTGAAAGTGAACTGTCTGAAGCCATTTGTGCTACTCAGTTTAGCACTGTGCTAAACTGAGTAGCACAAATGGCAAATGGGGTGCATAGGTCGATTCCCCTTCAAAGGTGGGCAAAGGGAGCCACCCCTAACCACCCTATGAGACTCCAAAAATCATCAATCACCATGCAAAGTTGTAGAAGAGTAGCCCCAAACATCTGGCTTACAAACTTGGACATACAGACAGATTTTCACTTTTGTTGACAAGAGAATAGGGTACCTGGCAGACACCGGGGCTCTTCTCTGTTTATCTTCCCATCTGGATCTAACAGTCTGTCTGTCaagtcagtctctcagtctctgtctctcagtctctctctctctgtctctctgtttctttctctctctctctctctctgatggtTGACCCCATCAACCCAGTGAAACTGCCCGTACAATCACAAATCATCAAAGTTCCATGAGGATAGCCCCATGCTTCCGGCCTCCAACCTTGAATATACAAGAAGACAAACATTCTCTCTAATAGACATACATGGTTCAAAAACTTTCTATATTACAGCAAGTAAGTGTAAAAGAGAGTATTACAGGTGTGGTGAGAGGGTATTACAGCAGACGAGTGAGATGGGAAGAATATTAAAACAGATAAGTGAGTATTACAGCGGGTGAGTGTAGGGGAAATAATATTACAGCAGGTTAGTGTAGGGGAAATcattacgggctactcatgcccataccacctcatgggtggcttaatcttcatcagtcatcgGGGAGAGCATTACAGCAGGTGAGTGGGAAGGGGGAAAGAATATTACAAAAAGtgtgatgacaatattacagcaaATAAGAGTATGGGTAGAAATTACAGCAAATTATGTCAACTTTAGATTGAAAGACCGTGTATCACCTGCTCAGGGAGGTGTGACTTCTACATGGCCAAGGAAACCTACTTTCCCCTCATCTTCTGCATCATCGCCCATAAAGGCCTACCCATCATGCCCGCCGTCAATTTCTGGTCTGTATATACCTCTCAGTTTGATCTCTATTGAAGGTTTCATTTTGATATGAAAGATTTACCAACACTATTATCGGTTTTAGGATAGTGACTGCAAAGTTTTTGAGAGGACTTTTAGGCATCTTATGCATGCTAATTTGGGAAACTGAGCAAATTGCGAAATGTATAATGTGATCAGATGTGTACATTCCATATTTCTATAATTTGTAGATGGTTTAAATGTTATAGTTGGATTTTTTTATAGTAGACCTATGTGGAATTTGTAAAAAGATTTAGGGCTGGTTAGACAACTTCAAAGAGAATGTTTATGTTACAGGATCCAAGCCCTGGTGGAGAACAACTTGTACAATGAGTGGATCGGTAGGGAGCTCCAgaatgccaccacctgcctcaaggctcccaccaccatcacagtcaaCGAGCCCTACAACATGAAAGGTCTCTGGGTAAGCAATCCCTGGTGGTAATGTCTGAAAGTAAAACATTTCTTACACAAATTTAGAGGCGTCAGTAAAATGGTCCTAACCTTTAAGGTGGACGCAATGCATAAGCTGCTTCAGAAGTGTAATTGTGCATAATAATTACAGATATATATTTACCGGGTAAGTTATTCAAGTTGTGTGAAAACCTTCCACAGGGAGTGTTCACAATGCTGTTCACTGGACTGTGCGCCTCTACCATCATGTTCCTGTATGAGCGTGTAGCTCACTGCtgccccacacaccaacactcacactggtgATTGACTATTTATTGTTGCCACCAGTGATGGATATTATATTGGTCAATCATAAGTTTCCCCATCATACCTCCAGTGTGTTCGTTTCCACAACAACTTatctatataaaataaataaatctcaatctatataaataaataaaataaataaataataaattatgtaATAGAACttagagcatcacaccagaaataaatctctgATATTCCCAGTCATACTAAATCTATGCAACATATGTAAATAAAAGGACTCAATATATGGAATTTGCTCTCtaataaattaaaaaatgtacaacctataattcattaaaaaaatagACGAatgaagtacctaatttcatctccaTAGTATCCCACCTTGTGATAACtaggtatcttgtgctacccactcatgCAGTATATTAAAATACAGTGTAAAAATGCAACTTCAGTGGTACAATTTATTTGATCAATTTATGCTTAGTTATGTGAATTCAAATTCTATTACAATGTACCTATCATTATACAGTATTGGTCagcttaaggacctgcccaaacctatgtatttatttatttactatttgtgtctgcagagtcgagctattagctctttgaCCAAACttctctaaccaatctatttttcctctattatagccgctataTATATTTCCCTCTAACACGCGCACACATTCCCCAGGAAGCGACTTATAGCAACCGTCTAACTCCCAGTtatctatttactggtaggtgaacaggggcGTCAGGGCGAgagaaagtgcccatttgtttccgcctcgaccgggaatcgagCCCCGGCCCTTAGGACCATGACCCCCAAGCGTTCTCCATTCAGCCGCGAGAGCCCTTGTGTGTGTTAGTGGCCTTGCAAGAATGTAACTCCCAACCACCAATGTATGTACAGTACTTCCAAAACTCACTGTGccatcttgtatataaataaataataaactcCAGTCCCAGACACCACTGGCTCCCTTACTgatatctttgaatatgttaaatATCACTACACGTCCTCTCAAGTGGACTCAATCTATGAAACACTATGCATGCTACcactatgcatactagtggctgtacaagaatgtaaaaacttatACAGTACGTATATAAATACTGTACAGGTAAATACAAAAAAGGCATTGTTGCCtttgtggctttaggcattgtacgtGTCCTGCCTATTAATCCTCCACTGTTTATCTTATGTACTATACTTTTGCTTAAGGAACTTTCATAATTATTAAAAGAACAAGATTCAAGAATAGGGCACAATCAAAATCCTGATCAgggaaatcagggttaggggggcatAGGTAAAGTCAGCAGAGATGGGTGGGCCAGGATGGCCATGATAAAGAGCATAGGCGAGTTACCAAGGTCTGCTGAGGAAGGGTTTTCAATTGAATCGAGTTGAGTTAGAGAAACAACAGCACTAGAGGGATGGACAAAAGTGATGGGAACTCTTAGTGAGGTCAGATTGCTTTGCTACCAAGATGGGAGGAGGTGCAAGAGCAAGAATGGAGGGGGCGAGTTGAGTTGAGGGAAGTACAGTACTAATGCATTCTTACCTGCctgggaggaagagggagaggaaccAGGCTTAAGTTTCTGAATGAAGGTCGGGTGTAGTAGCATCAAGGCATTGTGAGATAGCTGCTATTGTTGAGGGTGGGAAAGGAGAATGACAGGAAGTGACAAGAatggttgtgtggagggtggtATAGGCTTGGACAATCATATGCTGGGAAGGGCCAAAAGACAGATGAGAGGATGAAAGACAGGACTGACAGAGGAGCCCACAGTAGGCAGAGTGAAGAGGAGAAAGTGATGTGAAAAAATGCACAGGGGAAGACTACGCATTTTTTCACATTCATTTAGGTGTGACCATGCATGGAGGATGTGGGAGATGATCAGAAGGCAAAAGGTTCAGAGCACTGGATAAATCACATCGTATCAACATCTGTCTGACCATTGCAATGCTTTGTTTTAATTACACAATCTGATTAGCTTGGTCTGTGTTACTGTAGTTCCGAGTTAATCAGCGACCATCAGCCAAAGTGAATTTGGAGAAAATTGGGACATCACATTGTATCCACTACCTCTAAAAGACTAGCCTTATCTGAGCCCACCATAGTCAAAACTATGGAGACTGATCTTCCATCACAGTTTGACTTGAGGGCCTGTTCACCCACTCCCCTAAGCCTGAGTAGAAGGGATGCATTGGGAAAAAAGACATGAAATTAATCAGAATTTGGACTTCATGGTGGGCAGGGGTGCAAGGCTGCAAAGCCCAACAAGGGAGATTATGTCTATGCATAACTGCATAGGCAATCTCAGGGGTAACAGACAGTGTATATGGGTCACCACTGAAGGGCCCAGATAGCATCCAAGGAATTGATAAGGATACCAACTTGACATGATGTTTAACTAAACATGCCCACTAGAAGAGTCTGGTTCAGGTGGGCCATGCTGAACCTCTTGTTTTACTGGTCACCCCAAGGATTGCAGCTGCTGGGTAAGCTCAACTGCCAATTTAACATACATAAATGCACAAGTCTCAATGTATGGCAAAAACatgattatgtattttgcttgTGCACCATCATAGCAGGCAGGAGAGGAAAGTAGGTGACACCCCCATCTTACCTGCAGGCAGCACATAAAAGTTCCCTCACCACATTATAAACTCTCTTACTGTGTCTACATCTCAAATACTATACATAAAAAAGAATGGCTGAAACCTGCTTGAACTATGCAGGGAATAGAAAACAAGCATTACAAAAATCACATTTTATCTGAATCATACTGTATAATCAGACCTTTGATAAAGGATGCAAAAGATGGAGTTGTGTTTTGGCATCaaacacaaaaataaataaaagaattTATAATTACTTGAAAATACTATACAGTATTTACACTACAATTATCCATACATCAAATGAAGTACAGTACTATATAGATTAAATTACAGTATTACAGTACTTACAACTGAATAAAGATGTATACTTTTGTGCCTTcaagggggaaaaaaaaagttccATACTAGGGTTTTTTTTTTAGGGGAGCCATGTGGTCAATTCATCACAACACAGCATGTAGCAGCTCAACTCATTCATTGGGAGATACAAATTTGCAATTCAGTCACTTTTCTTTCCAGATAAAAATGACGATGCTTTTACATGTCAACAAATTCAGGTTCCCGATACCTTGCCGTGTATCAGGCTTCACATATGATACTGGAATGATGGAGACACGAGCGGCACCGTACTCTGTAAATAAAGAGGCATTGCAATGTGACACAAGATAACACTACAGATTCCCTGAGCTGTGTGTGTCTTTCCATGAGTACAGCTAATAAGTCTCTAAAATACATCTTCAAGTAAGATTATTTTGTACAGATTTTCCTCTCAAAAAATCAGTATTCAATATACACCATGATAATACATACATTTATATATGATGCATTCTCTGCATTGTAAAATGCAACTGAAGGTGTGGCTACCGAGAATACACATTTTATAACAAGTATCCTCAACTTGACATTTTCACATACATCGGAGCACCTACAGACTA
This genomic window from Procambarus clarkii isolate CNS0578487 chromosome 62, FALCON_Pclarkii_2.0, whole genome shotgun sequence contains:
- the LOC123766544 gene encoding probable glutamate receptor isoform X1; protein product: MTGVTYFTFGRYVPLLLMTLLLVLLTQSTSLPSGDEWLTDNNLASLGHFNFSSAEPRQMRFKKQTTLRVAVEHWEPHVIVQEHEGIVTISGPMAHLLTVLSRAINFKYTLVRPPDGAWGAPDSNGVWNGMIGMVKRNEADLALGPFGLTGSRAAVAEFSQPIIIDYYRILVKRGSAKPDPWSFLNPLKPTVWLGFLLSFLLVCVGLAVGVFLGWERKRWSSSRKLSLTFVYSWEQFANMCQQRTLRNPSDISLRMVVCVWLLALLVILRSYSGALTSLLAVRQIPVKIDTLRDLIDAKEYGLIFETSTAMSVYMKEAKSGIFAELEKVNKKGRSQFLISSLLFNAAFTLVRSKNYALLVEETTIKKIISDDFSSKGRCDFYMAKETYFPLIFCIIAHKGLPIMPAVNFWIQALVENNLYNEWIGRELQNATTCLKAPTTITVNEPYNMKGLWGVFTMLFTGLCASTIMFLYERVAHCCPTHQHSHW
- the LOC123766544 gene encoding probable glutamate receptor isoform X2; translation: MRFKKQTTLRVAVEHWEPHVIVQEHEGIVTISGPMAHLLTVLSRAINFKYTLVRPPDGAWGAPDSNGVWNGMIGMVKRNEADLALGPFGLTGSRAAVAEFSQPIIIDYYRILVKRGSAKPDPWSFLNPLKPTVWLGFLLSFLLVCVGLAVGVFLGWERKRWSSSRKLSLTFVYSWEQFANMCQQRTLRNPSDISLRMVVCVWLLALLVILRSYSGALTSLLAVRQIPVKIDTLRDLIDAKEYGLIFETSTAMSVYMKEAKSGIFAELEKVNKKGRSQFLISSLLFNAAFTLVRSKNYALLVEETTIKKIISDDFSSKGRCDFYMAKETYFPLIFCIIAHKGLPIMPAVNFWIQALVENNLYNEWIGRELQNATTCLKAPTTITVNEPYNMKGLWGVFTMLFTGLCASTIMFLYERVAHCCPTHQHSHW